In Candidatus Rokuibacteriota bacterium, the genomic window GTCCGCGAACCCCTTCACTCCCCACTCGACCTTGTCTCTCAGGAACTCCAGGGCCTCCCGGATGCGCCGAGCATTCCTTCGGATGACTGCCCGGATCCTTTCCGGGTCCGTGAAGATGATGCCCAACTTCATGGGAAGAACCGGGCCTTTGGCCAGAGTCGCCTCCACGATGGCCTCATGAAGGCGCACTTTCTCCTCTAGCCAGTGGAGATCCTCCAGGTTCCGGCGGAAGGCCTCCTCACCGAACTCGGCCAGAAGGACCGGGCTCGCCAGAGCCGCGATCCCGTTCTCCGCGATGAGGCTCAGGGGAGAGCGCCCGTCGATCCCCGTCAACGGCGGCAGGTCTTCGTGGCAGAGGAAGGCATAGAGGTACCAACCGGCGTCAGGGTTCATGAGCGCTCCTCCACCTCCCGCAGGGGGAGCCGGTCGATGAGAAATTCCACCTGGATTCCCTCGGGGAGGAGGCGATCCACCTCGTGCAGCATTCCCAGGAAGACAAGGCCCACTTCTCCCTCCTGCAGCGTCTCGGCGATCCGCCGGGCGATGAAGGCGTCGCGCTCCTTCAGGATCTCTGCGCTCTCTGCCGCGTACCGTCGCGTGGCCTCTTCCCGCTCGGCGTCGGTCGGCGCCTCGGCGATCCGCTTGATGTGGGTGTACTCCCGGCTCAGCAGGTCGGGCGACTCCGTCCCCATGAGCCTCGCCCCTCTCCCGACTAGCTCCATGACGATCTGGTAGTTCTTGCTCCCCTGGGACGCCACATCCCGGGTGATTTCAAGCTCTTTCCCCGAGACGGGAAGGCCGTCCTGATAGATCCTGACCCTCTCCCAGGGGAGGTCGAGGGCCAAGAGCCTCGCCCTGATCCCCTCCCAGACCTCGTCGATCATGCGGCGGCTCCTCGCCCAGCGCTCGCCCCCAAACCGCCGGATGGACTCCTGCTTCAGGGCCTCCGCCCTGGACCCCATGTCCACCATGCTGTGGATGACGGGGACATAGATGAGCCGCCTCACGTCCTTTGCTCTTCACCCCTCATTGCTTTCCCCACCTCCTGGGCTACAAGCGTGAGGAGCCGGTCCAAGTGAAAGGGCTTACCGAGAAACTCCGTCACCCCCAGCGCCATGGCCTCCCGAGCATACTGAGCCGTCCCCTGGGCCGTGAGGATCACGACTCTCGTCGTATTGCCCTGCGCCCTGATCCGCCTGAGGGTCTCGACGCCATCCATCTCCGGCATAACCAGGTCCAGGATGATGAGGTCTGGAGGCTCCTGCTCAACGAGCCTCAACGCCTCGCGGCCATTCTGAGCTGTCGCCACTCTAAAATCACCCAACGCCAAGATCTCGGCCAGGAGGCGGCAGATCTCCTCCTCGTCGTCCACTACCAGGACGGTCCCCCTCCCGTGGCTCTGCGTCATCTCCTTCGAGATTTCATGTCCGCGAGGGTCACCATACCGGACGCGTGCCTTCATCTCACGCTCACCTCCCTCCTCCTTTTCCAATGGATTTCATGGCCTCTACCAGATGAGCCATGCGCACGACGTATCCCTGAAAGTCCGGATCGCTCCCCCACGGATGGACCTCCACGTACTCTCGGATGGCCAGCATGGCGGCCTTCCGGCAGATCGCCTCGATCTCAGCTCCAGCCAGCCCTTGGCCCTCTCTGGCCAGGACGGCCAGATCCACATCCTTGGCCAGGGGCTTTCCTTTCGTGTGGACTCGCAAGATCTCAAGCCGCTCCCCCTCATCGGGCATTGGGATCTCGATAAGCGAATCGAAGCGGCCGGGGCGGAGGAGGGCCGGATCGACGATGTCCAGCCGGTTCGTGGCCGCCACGACTATAACCCCCCGAAGCTCCTCGATCCCGTCCAGCTCGGTGAGGAGCTGGCTCAGGACCCGTTCCGAGACACCCGATGGGTCCAGGCCCCGCCTCGGCGCCAGAGCGTCGAGTTCGTCCAGAAAAATGAGGCAGGGGGCGGCCTGCTTGGCCTTCTTGAAGACCTCCCGGATGGCGCGCTCGCTCTCCCCCACCCACTTGGACATGAGCTGGGGCCCCTTGATGGCGATGAAGTTGGCCCGGCTCTCCGTGGCCACGGCCCTGGCCAGCATGGTCTTGCCGGTCCCGGGGAGGCCGTGGAGGAGGATACCCCGCGGGGGTCTG contains:
- a CDS encoding response regulator; the protein is MKARVRYGDPRGHEISKEMTQSHGRGTVLVVDDEEEICRLLAEILALGDFRVATAQNGREALRLVEQEPPDLIILDLVMPEMDGVETLRRIRAQGNTTRVVILTAQGTAQYAREAMALGVTEFLGKPFHLDRLLTLVAQEVGKAMRGEEQRT